Proteins found in one Cyanobacteria bacterium FACHB-DQ100 genomic segment:
- a CDS encoding ABC transporter ATP-binding protein has translation MTATSIDWMFRTEERAIESRSGSLERADSAIAASGVEMVYQTGGERYQALKQVDLSVRCGDIQLLMGPSGSGKTTLLSILAGILTPTAGAVRLMGQEITKLSGSKLAQFRLENIGFIFQGFNLFPALSAIENVEVALNLKGIRGKAAHQQAMELLEQVGLADRANRQPRDLSGGQKQRVAIARALAGNPALIMADEPTAALDSQNGHAVIELLRSLAKEKGRTVLIVTHDPRIADVADHIAYLEDGILQSDGQSTVDYFRESLSR, from the coding sequence ATGACTGCAACTTCGATTGATTGGATGTTTCGTACTGAGGAGCGGGCGATCGAATCCCGATCCGGTAGTTTGGAGCGGGCGGATAGCGCGATCGCTGCCTCTGGGGTCGAAATGGTGTACCAGACGGGCGGGGAGCGCTATCAAGCACTTAAACAAGTAGATTTGTCGGTACGGTGCGGTGATATTCAGCTTTTGATGGGGCCATCGGGATCAGGCAAAACTACGCTGCTCTCGATTCTAGCGGGGATCTTGACTCCAACTGCGGGAGCGGTGCGTCTCATGGGTCAGGAGATTACCAAGCTCTCCGGTTCTAAGTTAGCCCAATTCCGCCTGGAGAACATCGGCTTTATTTTCCAGGGGTTCAATCTATTTCCAGCCCTAAGCGCGATCGAGAATGTTGAAGTTGCGCTCAATCTCAAAGGGATTCGAGGTAAAGCAGCCCACCAACAAGCGATGGAATTGCTTGAGCAGGTTGGACTCGCCGATCGCGCCAATCGCCAACCGCGAGACCTCTCTGGCGGTCAGAAACAGCGCGTCGCGATTGCGCGTGCTCTTGCAGGCAATCCTGCTCTAATCATGGCAGATGAGCCAACCGCCGCACTCGATTCTCAAAATGGTCATGCCGTAATCGAACTGCTGCGATCGTTGGCAAAGGAGAAAGGACGAACGGTACTCATCGTGACGCACGATCCTCGAATTGCTGATGTTGCTGACCACATTGCTTATCTTGAAGATGGCATTTTGCAAAGTGACGGTCAATCGACCGTTGATTATTTTCGAGAAAGTTTGAGTCGATGA
- a CDS encoding class I SAM-dependent methyltransferase, whose product MATILRDLSYRYQWLYDGISKVAALSVGGEARFRQLALTGIEIKPETKILDLCCGSGQTTRFLVQRSRQVTGLDASPLSIRRAQQNVPEAEYIEAFAEKMPIVDRSFDLVHTSAAMHEMEPLQLRQILQEVHRVLKPGGVFTMVDFHAPTNPIFVPGLALFFWLFETETAWKLINLDLKELLQEIGFNVQFYQLYVGGSLQVIQAQK is encoded by the coding sequence ATGGCAACGATTTTAAGAGATTTAAGCTATCGGTATCAGTGGCTGTATGACGGAATTTCAAAAGTTGCCGCATTGAGCGTGGGTGGAGAAGCGCGTTTTCGGCAGTTGGCATTAACGGGCATTGAGATCAAGCCAGAAACGAAAATTCTTGATCTCTGCTGTGGTAGCGGTCAAACGACGCGGTTTTTGGTGCAGCGATCGCGCCAAGTTACCGGACTCGATGCCTCACCGTTATCGATTCGTCGCGCCCAGCAAAACGTCCCCGAAGCGGAATACATAGAAGCATTTGCGGAAAAAATGCCGATCGTCGATCGTTCGTTTGATCTGGTTCATACCAGTGCTGCAATGCACGAAATGGAGCCGTTACAATTACGCCAAATTTTACAGGAAGTTCATCGGGTTCTAAAACCGGGTGGTGTCTTTACGATGGTTGATTTTCATGCACCAACGAACCCAATTTTTGTTCCTGGATTGGCTTTATTTTTCTGGTTATTTGAGACAGAAACTGCCTGGAAATTAATCAATTTAGACCTTAAAGAATTGTTACAAGAAATCGGATTCAACGTGCAGTTTTACCAACTTTATGTAGGGGGAAGTTTACAGGTCATCCAAGCGCAGAAATAA